From the Candidatus Goldiibacteriota bacterium genome, the window GACATAAAAGCAAAAAAATGTATAATTTTTCCATAAGTGTAGAAGAAGTGCTGCACGGATTTAAAAATTTTTTGGAGGTAGTAGAAGTATGGCAAACGGAAAGGTGAAATGGTTTAATGAAAAGAAAGGTTACGGTTTCATTGAACAGGCAGGCGGAAAAGATGTATTTGTTCATTTTGACGCAATCAAGATGGACGGCTTTAAGACTCTTAGAGAAGGC encodes:
- a CDS encoding cold-shock protein: MANGKVKWFNEKKGYGFIEQAGGKDVFVHFDAIKMDGFKTLREGEEVTFDIVEGAKGPQAANVQRG